Sequence from the Penicillium oxalicum strain HP7-1 chromosome IV, whole genome shotgun sequence genome:
GACCTCGGACAACATGTCGATAATTGAGAGTGAAGTGAGGTTGGCAATGTCTCACTTTTCACTTGATGGTAACACAGAAGGTGATCTTTGACTGAGAGTATGAGTGTGAATCAAAGTCGAGAATGGGTTTGCGGTTTTGGTGTCTTCTCGTGGTAAACTCGGCAGTCAAGAATGGatgtgaggtgtgtgagaAGGAACAGAAAGAAGACGTTGAAGGGGCCAGGTATGAGACTTAAATACTTGAACTGGCAGAGGCAGATCAACGCGTTTCAGCAAACAATCTGCTAGTATCATCTACAAGCATCTAGACAAGCGAGGAACCTGTTGCCTACGATTGTGTGGTGCCTGGTGGTAGCAAATAAGATGCATTACCCATTCGGGGAAGCTGAGAGCAAAAATGATGAACGGATGGGACGGTCGTGGGTCGTGGCGATAAATACCAGGGTCGTGGCAAAGACTCCCACGCTGTATTCTCTTCCCGCCTTTCGGTCCGAGCCTCCCCAGGAAACTCCTTTTATTCCGACTCTGCGTCTCGTTTTACTACCTCTTCTCACTTGACAAGAAATACTTTCTAGGGATTCCGTGCTCGGCTCGGGAGTTCAGATTTGCTGTAATACCGGTATGGCACCCATTGAGGCGCCGCAATTGCGCTTCCTGAACGATGCTGCCAATCTGCTAGCGTCTCAAAGCCCAGCAACCGCGACACACTTGCTCTCAGTACACACGCAGATTCTGCACGATGAACAAAGATCACTCAATGTTCGCCAGCGAAAACATCATTGCGGAGGTTGTGGTAGTATCAGACAGTCTCAGTGCTCCAAGGTCACCCAGGTCAAGCCCAAGACACGAGGCGTGTCTAAAAAAGAACATCGACATGCaggcggcggcggtgctTTCGTGTACAAGTGCCTGCGCTGCAATCAACGAACTGTCATTCCGCGAAATAGACCTGCATCGAGGATGCCTTCTCAGCAATCATCGCATGCTACGGGGTCTTCTAATACGTCTACTACTATCACCAGCACAAATTCGTTGGCAGAACCCTCCGACGTGCCTGTGACTTCTTCCAGCAACCATTCAGTACCCAAAACAATTGACAATTCCAACAGTAAGAAAAGGGCCAAGACCAGAAAACAGGGTGGTTTACAAGCTCTTCTGGCTGCTAAGAAGACCAGCCAACCTTCTTTGGacctttttgattttcttcaGTGACAAACTTACGTGACTCCACCGCGGCTCTGCACGCTCGGACCGGCAGAATTCGTTTTTCCGGATGCTTGGGGAGCTTCGCGGGGCAGCTTATCCCAGCTTCATGTTCAAATCACTTGGACCCTTCTTTGTGGTTCAATCAATCCCAcacacaaagaaaagaaaacttgCGATCGCCTTTGATTTCTGAATTTCCACCGGCCATTATTCGCCATGTCTGCCCACTCAGACGCAGATGATCATGATCCGCAGGCTGATGAGCTGCGCGAGACAGCCCTCGTCACCTTAGAGGCCTTGCTCAGCTCTTGCAACCAGCAAATGCAGCCATATATTCAAAATTCTGGCCAGGCTGCCCTTCGATTTTTGAAATACGATCCAAATGTGGctgagatggaggatgacgaagagaTGGGCGGCACTCAAGACAACGGCGACGACGATGGTCTCGCGTCGGATATGGACGACGATGAATTCGGTGACTTCGAAGAGGAGGACGGATACAGCGATATTGACGATATGAGCTGGAAAGTTCGCCGGTGCGCCGCGAAACTCTTATTCACTCTGATTTCTGCCTACGGTCGCAGCCGTGCCCTCGACGACAAGACCCTTTACCAGCAAATTGCACCAGCTTTGATTGCCAGAATCAGCCGCGAGCGGGAGGAGAGTGTGAAAATGGAAGTGATTTCGACTTTGACAGCGTTGGTACAGAAGACAAGTGAGGGATCCGTTATCCTCACCTCAAACGGATTCAAGGAGGCTGTGGGCGGTTCGAAAAATACACGCAAGCGCCGACGTCAAGACAGTGATGCCAGCATGGTGGACTTTGAGCCTAGCGGCAGCACTTCGCCTGCCATTGACTCTCCCCTTGTTCCATCTTCGCCCAAATCTGGCCCTCAGGCCGATCTTGCGCGATCAGTGCCATTGATTGTTCAGAGCTCAGTGAAAGCCTGGAAGCAGGCCTCTATGCCCTTACGTCAGGCCATAATTGTACTCTTGAAGAGTCTCGCTTTGGTCCGCTATGGAGGTCTTGCTGATCATCTCAAAGAAATCCAGTCCCTGGTTGCGGATGCCTTGAGGACTTCGGCTCAGGTCGGCAGCTCCGCCGCTCACTCTGGCGCCGCTGTCAGCGCTGGCTCCCTACAAATCGAAACCCTGGGTCTAATTTCTGCAATTGCTGAGACCCATCAGTCAGACTCCCTCTTGTCGTTCTTGGTCGCCCTTGTTCCTGGTGTCGTTGGAACCGTCACTGAGCGCAATTACAAGGTCAGCAGTGAGGCCCTGGGAACTGTGGAGCAGATCGCCAAGGCAATGGCTCCTCCTCGCGCGTCCGCAGCTACGCCGGAAATTGCTCAGCACGTGAAGCAGCTTTATGACATCGTCTTAGCTCGTATCACCGACACCAGTGCGGACTTGGAAGTCCGCCAGCGAGCCATTCATGTCTTTGGCGTTATTCTGGCTCTGACTTCGGGTGAGCAAGGTGCTGGGTATCTTGGTGCCGACCAACGGACAAAGGGCCTCACTGTACTGGTCGATCGTGTCAAGAATGAGACCACTCGCTTAGCTGCTGTGCGCGCCATTGACGACGTGGTGGTGCTTGCTGCTCAGCCAGCAGATGCTAGCGCCGAATGGGTGAACGAAATTGCCCTTGAGCTGGGATCGAATCTGAGAAAATCCGACCGAGCCTTGCGAGGGTCTTGTTTGGAGGCACTCCGTAGTGTGGCCACGAACGCTAGTATTCGATCCCAGTTAAGCCCAGATACCATGAGTACGCTTGAGGGTGcccttcttcctctgatGAATGCCCCCGATTTCCACCTTCTCACGCCAACATtgatcatcatggccaagatCGTACCGGGAAACGCGAAGTTGCTCGTCAATGACAATCT
This genomic interval carries:
- a CDS encoding Cullin-associated NEDD8-dissociated protein 1, C-terminal part: MSAHSDADDHDPQADELRETALVTLEALLSSCNQQMQPYIQNSGQAALRFLKYDPNVAEMEDDEEMGGTQDNGDDDGLASDMDDDEFGDFEEEDGYSDIDDMSWKVRRCAAKLLFTLISAYGRSRALDDKTLYQQIAPALIARISREREESVKMEVISTLTALVQKTSEGSVILTSNGFKEAVGGSKNTRKRRRQDSDASMVDFEPSGSTSPAIDSPLVPSSPKSGPQADLARSVPLIVQSSVKAWKQASMPLRQAIIVLLKSLALVRYGGLADHLKEIQSLVADALRTSAQVGSSAAHSGAAVSAGSLQIETLGLISAIAETHQSDSLLSFLVALVPGVVGTVTERNYKVSSEALGTVEQIAKAMAPPRASAATPEIAQHVKQLYDIVLARITDTSADLEVRQRAIHVFGVILALTSGEQGAGYLGADQRTKGLTVLVDRVKNETTRLAAVRAIDDVVVLAAQPADASAEWVNEIALELGSNLRKSDRALRGSCLEALRSVATNASIRSQLSPDTMSTLEGALLPLMNAPDFHLLTPTLIIMAKIVPGNAKLLVNDNLIVSICSIVKQPLVGTVLKALLLLVKVIGDEGAGAQLMQNLLQNVGITGDPSVVGRAVGTLLVHGGSNLGVSMEDFSNELQTAKDDSRKCLALAILGEIGLRMGADCALTPDIFIAHFNSSSDHVRLAAATGLGNAAAGSVKTYLPIVMDGLQKSNAQSYLLLHSVRELLQHPEVVRPDLAPAAHKLWQALLVVSEEEDNRAVGAECLGRLALIDPVNHIPHFQTCLDGSDPIVRSVAISAFRFTLADASDAYNDVLRPLMAPLLSKMLGDEDLGNHRLALTTLNSAIHNKMNLLLPHLNDLLPSVFHDTTVRSELIREVQMGPFKHKVDDGLDLRKSAYETLYASLDTAFARSHISDIFDRVIAGIEDEQDIRAICNLMTSKLIVIVPEETQRRLDAFSERYTTVLSFKPKDNAVKQELEKANEASLGILKVTKELSKAFPGAETSGELHKWKGYMEWVRKNFASQWQSLDSDY